From Arthrobacter woluwensis, the proteins below share one genomic window:
- a CDS encoding DUF7302 family protein, protein MSRRMIDTYTGSTVVVDDELAESLGSQYVPEDEYEAPAGRKPAARKAATGRAAKAKEPEGHGEGEKSEDE, encoded by the coding sequence GTGAGCCGCCGGATGATCGACACCTACACCGGATCCACCGTCGTCGTTGACGACGAGCTGGCCGAGTCCCTGGGTTCCCAGTACGTCCCGGAGGACGAGTACGAGGCCCCGGCGGGGCGCAAGCCGGCAGCCCGGAAGGCTGCGACCGGGCGAGCCGCCAAGGCCAAGGAACCCGAAGGCCATGGCGAGGGCGAGAAGTCCGAGGACGAGTAA